The window AAGTGTGATGACCTCGAATGGCTCTGCCCGCATCTCACGAGCCATATACTCCAAGGTGTCTTTGAAGCGCGTAAAAACAATCACTCTACCTGGAGTTCTGTCATCAGCCTTGTTCAGAAGTTCGGGCAAGACGCGTTCACGGAGCGCCTTTAGCTTGTAATCCTTGGCTGCCGTAATCTTCTTCAGGCCCGTTAAAATCGTACTAAATTCCCGAAGCTGCGCACGCTTATCCACAGAGAGCATTGCAGTATCGGCGAAACGATCCTGATCATCCTCACTGTCTGTATCCCCTGTGGCACGATCATTCAACGAGGACAGAAGAGCTTCCTCGTTCTCGGGTTGCTCATCAGTCGCCTCATTGTCAGAGGGGCGCCGAACCTCAAGGCGTCTCAGGCGACTATCTAAACTTCGGCGAAGAGCTTCCGGACTGGACAGAGCACGGCGATGAAGATGAAGGCGGAACCACTCCGCCACCTGGCCCCGCCCACTATGCTCCGCTTGGTTAACAATGTATTCCAGTGATTCATCGAGCTGACGCAAGAGCTTCAAATATTCTGCATGTAAATCAACTGGCACCTCGGTATCCGCAGGGTCCTCCCGTTTCGGGAACGGAAAAACCTGTCCCGCGTCTTCAAACCACTTCTGTACATCCTTACGGGTTCGTTGGCAAACATGATGTACAGCGGCCTGCCGTTGTGGTCGAATCTCACCTCGGACCTCTTCCACCAAGCTCGGCGAAAGCATTTTCAAGAGACTGCAATAAGAATCGGTATAACCGTTGTGGGGAGTCGCGGTAAGCAGGAGTAGGTGTTTTGCCTTCTTCTCAGCAAGTTGACTAACCAGCTCATAACGCTCCATTTCAGACTTGCGGCCCATCCTACTGATCGTCGCACTACTCGATTCACCGCGTGAGGACTGAGACGTTTTACTGTGTGGTCTCGCCGTATTGTGTGCCTCATCAACAACCACAAGATCCCAGTCCCGTTTGAGAATTTCGTGACGTACTCGGGTGTCTTTCGCGTAGTCAATCGAGACAATCAAGCGATCGTAATACCCCCATGGATCTGCACCAGGAGGAATTGAACGCTCAAGTCGACGTCGTGTATTGGAACTGAAGATCTCGAAGTCGAGATAGAACAAGTCGCGCATCTGCTGCTGCCACTGCTCTCGCAAGTTGGCAGGAGTGAGAATCAACACTGAGCGTGCACGAGCTCGTGCAAGCAGCTCTGCCAAAATGAGCCCTGCCTCAACAGTTTTTCCCAAACCTGTCGTGTCGGCCAGCAACAACCGGACTCGTGACTGCCGAAGCGCCATCACCAATGGTACCAGTTGATACTCAACAGGTATAACTGCTGTACGCTGAATTGAGACAAAGGGGGCGGACCCATGAAGCGCATCAAGGCGTACAGCCTGAAGAAATAGATTCTGAAGCGCCAGGTCGCCTACACGATCAATTCGTGGAGCCGAGAGTGCTCCTGGTTCAGGAGCCTCCATATCGACGAGAAATTGCTGAGGCCGAGAAGCAAAATCATCTATAGGCGTTGCTGTCATGACGCCACCTGTGAGTTCGTCAACTCTCCAAAGCCGCCGCCTAAGCCGAACCACCATGCCAGGGCGAATTGTCCCACCAAGTTTATCTGTTACTGATTTAATCAAGGAACACAAATTATACCTTCGGCGGTCTGATCTCGGAACAAATGATGAGAATGTTCAGCCCCCATTTGTAGACCCCGTAGGCTCTTCGGTGTCGACAGCTTTTGACCGGCACGTTGT of the Armatimonas rosea genome contains:
- a CDS encoding helicase-related protein; amino-acid sequence: MIKSVTDKLGGTIRPGMVVRLRRRLWRVDELTGGVMTATPIDDFASRPQQFLVDMEAPEPGALSAPRIDRVGDLALQNLFLQAVRLDALHGSAPFVSIQRTAVIPVEYQLVPLVMALRQSRVRLLLADTTGLGKTVEAGLILAELLARARARSVLILTPANLREQWQQQMRDLFYLDFEIFSSNTRRRLERSIPPGADPWGYYDRLIVSIDYAKDTRVRHEILKRDWDLVVVDEAHNTARPHSKTSQSSRGESSSATISRMGRKSEMERYELVSQLAEKKAKHLLLLTATPHNGYTDSYCSLLKMLSPSLVEEVRGEIRPQRQAAVHHVCQRTRKDVQKWFEDAGQVFPFPKREDPADTEVPVDLHAEYLKLLRQLDESLEYIVNQAEHSGRGQVAEWFRLHLHRRALSSPEALRRSLDSRLRRLEVRRPSDNEATDEQPENEEALLSSLNDRATGDTDSEDDQDRFADTAMLSVDKRAQLREFSTILTGLKKITAAKDYKLKALRERVLPELLNKADDRTPGRVIVFTRFKDTLEYMAREMRAEPFEVITLYGDLSEGERERRLDQFAASSKAVLLATDVISEGLNLQSLSCMVVHYDVPYNPNRIEQRTGRVDRFGQRAPVVYVRTVFCKDTSDEDVMQLLVRKLDQMRRDLGFAPPLTVSEETVLRVLTRRRKRRKSQDVMTLAMDFEPETDIEEIYDINALNRMRSEGFYGQADVQVSDVTERLRAMHHKFGTPEQIKRFIIEGLRTYQCSVQEKKNGTLSIQINNPRLRVARVGDVIPTAVLDPADKALHPDAVVLDVGHPLVRRLNAVLREDALREEEDTGARTAAYRVSGQRGIVLLGYGLLRATSATQPPTLLEEVVTLGIEESRDGVRILTPEELLEAQQRTPSAAKVLRDDAVEDFKHLISQPLWGTALDSARSLTLDRLKTYRTTLRDELAKSGEVEASWLDGFEDIEVVGFDLYCLTLLLPEAR